One region of Methanomicrobia archaeon genomic DNA includes:
- a CDS encoding universal stress protein, whose protein sequence is MYKRIVMIVDSGIEPKFVASYALLIARAAGAKLYLVPAFRDPEIPANVYEIEHRAHEAGVETEQLAVETDLVRSVNKLVRDKQLDLIITGLRGERDGRFFIGTLGQRLMKHAQASVIGVRIVKARPITHHRKLLVPVSNRDYHFTERLFLIATLARSLELTVSLFRCAREPGRSYTREEKEAIFRESEEYLTPFISELHAGGIPAEVHVRVCDNATDGILDEAMTGHFDFLLVRALRRNVVKEFLGRNEMEEIIRRTPSNLLLWKSRE, encoded by the coding sequence ATGTACAAGCGCATCGTCATGATCGTTGATTCGGGCATAGAGCCGAAATTCGTGGCGAGTTACGCACTTCTGATCGCGCGCGCGGCAGGCGCGAAATTATATCTTGTTCCCGCGTTCCGTGATCCTGAGATCCCGGCAAACGTGTATGAAATTGAGCATCGAGCACATGAGGCGGGGGTCGAAACCGAGCAGCTCGCGGTCGAGACCGATCTGGTGCGCAGCGTGAATAAGCTGGTGCGGGACAAGCAGCTGGATCTTATTATCACGGGGCTCAGGGGCGAGCGCGACGGTCGGTTCTTCATCGGCACTCTTGGCCAGCGGCTCATGAAGCACGCTCAGGCCTCGGTCATCGGCGTACGGATCGTCAAGGCGCGACCAATTACGCACCACCGCAAACTGCTTGTTCCGGTCTCCAACCGAGACTACCACTTCACCGAGCGGCTCTTTCTCATCGCCACGCTCGCTCGCAGCCTGGAGCTCACGGTCTCGCTCTTTCGCTGCGCCAGAGAACCGGGCAGGTCGTATACCCGGGAGGAGAAGGAGGCGATCTTTCGCGAAAGCGAGGAGTACCTCACGCCCTTTATCAGCGAACTTCATGCAGGCGGCATACCGGCCGAGGTGCATGTGCGGGTCTGCGATAACGCAACAGATGGCATCCTTGACGAGGCCATGACTGGCCATTTTGACTTCCTGCTCGTCCGAGCGTTGAGGCGGAACGTGGTCAAGGAGTTTCTGGGACGCAATGAGATGGAAGAGATCATTCGGAGAACGCCGTCAAACCTCTTGCTCTGGAAGTCGCGGGAGTGA
- a CDS encoding HlyC/CorC family transporter codes for MFIVIPVILLLIMLSSFFAAAEMAFVSVNRVNVREKSVSGEKNALLLEHLLEEPDEVISAIVIGNNLANITASVLAGAVATALVGHIGVGIATAVMTLIIVIFGEAVPKAYGIHNESFAFRVARLLYLVHRLFLPVVKVFSVISDVLLKLLGKEHRKRAVVTEEEVKTLIALGVHEGTIQKDEQKLVEEIFEFDETKVAEVRVPYEKVVSLPESGTVADLIALAAETGYSRFPIYRADKADLVGVVLVKDALLKPKSAPLTELMRDLLRISPGTKADDLLREMQRKKVHMAVIQSPMGRPIGLVTLEDLIEEVFGEIRDEHDLK; via the coding sequence ATGTTCATCGTGATTCCTGTTATCCTGCTCCTCATTATGCTCTCTTCCTTCTTTGCCGCTGCGGAAATGGCCTTCGTCTCCGTCAATCGCGTGAACGTGCGGGAGAAATCGGTCAGTGGTGAGAAGAACGCGCTGCTGCTCGAGCATCTGCTCGAAGAGCCCGATGAAGTGATCAGTGCCATTGTCATCGGGAACAATCTGGCGAACATCACCGCTTCGGTTCTCGCGGGCGCGGTCGCCACCGCGCTCGTGGGGCACATCGGGGTCGGGATCGCGACAGCGGTGATGACCCTGATCATCGTGATCTTTGGCGAGGCTGTTCCCAAAGCGTACGGGATCCACAACGAGTCCTTTGCATTTCGCGTGGCCCGGCTGCTGTACCTGGTCCATCGACTTTTTTTACCGGTCGTGAAGGTGTTTTCAGTCATTTCGGATGTCCTGCTCAAGCTGCTGGGCAAGGAGCACCGAAAGCGGGCGGTGGTGACCGAGGAGGAAGTGAAGACCTTGATCGCGCTCGGTGTCCACGAAGGCACGATCCAGAAAGATGAGCAGAAGCTGGTGGAGGAGATCTTTGAATTCGACGAGACGAAGGTGGCAGAGGTACGCGTCCCCTACGAGAAGGTCGTCAGCCTTCCTGAGTCAGGTACCGTCGCGGATCTCATCGCGCTGGCAGCGGAGACAGGCTACTCGCGGTTCCCGATCTACCGTGCAGATAAAGCAGATCTCGTGGGCGTGGTGCTCGTCAAGGATGCGCTCCTGAAGCCTAAGAGCGCACCGCTGACGGAGCTGATGCGTGATCTCCTCAGGATCTCGCCGGGCACAAAAGCGGACGATTTGCTGCGTGAGATGCAGCGGAAAAAGGTGCACATGGCAGTGATCCAGTCGCCGATGGGGAGACCAATCGGGCTCGTGACCCTGGAGGACTTAATCGAGGAAGTTTTTGGCGAAATACGCGATGAGCACGATCTAAAATGA